From Cellulophaga lytica DSM 7489, a single genomic window includes:
- a CDS encoding RsmB/NOP family class I SAM-dependent RNA methyltransferase: protein MKLHRNLVFAVIDALNLIFNEDEYADKVVEKVLKFDKRWGSRDRGFIAETTYEIVRWKRLYTEIAEVKAPYSRPNLFRIWAVWAVLKGIELPDWKQIEPTPTRRIKGRFDELSKIRKFKESIPDWIDEVGEKALGDKKWTKEINALNKQAEVVLRVNTLKTTKANLQKALLEENIVANPIKGYPDALTLTERANVFRTEAFKKGMFEMQDASSQLVGHFLDVKPGQRVVDTCAGAGGKTLHIAALMENKGQLIALDIYGNKLKELKRRAKRDGAHNIETREIDSTKVIKKLYNSADRVLIDAPCTGLGVLKRNPDAKWKLQPEFLDKITKTQQEILQSYSRIVKSGGKLVYATCSILPQENNDQIIAFLASEAGKDFTLVKENKVYASDSGYDGFYMTLLEKK from the coding sequence ATGAAGTTACACAGAAACTTAGTATTTGCGGTAATAGACGCACTTAACCTTATTTTTAATGAAGATGAATATGCAGATAAGGTTGTAGAAAAAGTTTTAAAATTTGATAAACGTTGGGGATCTAGAGATCGTGGTTTTATTGCAGAAACCACGTATGAAATTGTACGCTGGAAAAGATTATATACAGAAATTGCCGAAGTAAAAGCTCCATATAGCAGACCTAACCTGTTTAGAATTTGGGCTGTTTGGGCTGTTTTAAAAGGCATAGAATTGCCAGACTGGAAACAAATTGAACCAACACCTACAAGAAGAATTAAAGGAAGATTTGATGAATTGTCTAAAATTAGAAAATTTAAAGAATCTATACCAGATTGGATTGATGAAGTTGGAGAAAAAGCTTTAGGTGATAAAAAATGGACAAAAGAAATTAACGCTTTAAATAAACAAGCCGAAGTAGTTTTAAGAGTAAATACTTTAAAAACAACAAAGGCCAACTTACAAAAAGCTTTATTAGAAGAAAATATAGTTGCCAATCCTATAAAAGGATATCCAGATGCTTTAACACTTACAGAAAGAGCTAATGTTTTTAGAACAGAAGCGTTTAAAAAAGGAATGTTTGAGATGCAAGATGCGTCTTCACAATTAGTTGGTCACTTTTTAGATGTTAAACCTGGGCAGCGTGTAGTAGATACTTGTGCTGGTGCAGGAGGAAAAACATTGCACATTGCTGCTTTAATGGAAAACAAAGGGCAATTAATTGCTTTAGATATTTATGGCAATAAATTAAAAGAATTAAAAAGACGTGCAAAAAGAGATGGTGCACACAATATTGAAACTAGAGAAATAGACTCTACCAAAGTAATAAAAAAACTGTACAACAGTGCAGACCGAGTGTTAATTGATGCTCCTTGTACTGGTCTTGGTGTACTAAAACGTAATCCAGATGCTAAATGGAAATTACAACCAGAGTTTTTAGATAAGATTACAAAAACACAACAAGAAATTTTACAAAGCTATAGTAGAATAGTAAAATCTGGAGGTAAACTGGTATATGCCACTTGTTCTATTTTACCACAAGAAAACAACGACCAAATTATAGCATTTTTAGCCTCAGAAGCAGGTAAAGATTTTACCCTTGTTAAAGAAAATAAAGTTTATGCATCTGACTCTGGTTATGATGGTTTTTATATGACTTTATTAGAAAAAAAATAA
- a CDS encoding WD40/YVTN/BNR-like repeat-containing protein, protein MKKLVVAICALALFACEQKNEVKPFTSVVVKDVYTKNVSIRAIEVLDGSVGFAGNNGVFGSVDLKTNKVITNVQKYDTILPEFRAVGTTGADFFMLSVTNPALLYKTGENGKMELVYTEKGDGVFYDAINFWNSKEGIAVGDSVDGCLSVIVTRDGGNSWNKIACNNLPEGIAGEGAFAASNTNIKIVGDKTWIATTKGRVFYSADKGTTWDVFSVPMTGLGETHGIFSLDFYNENLGFAIGGDFTKPEQNIKNKAITTDGGVTWSLVADGKEPDYKSCVQFVPERNGNELVAVGFTGIAYSSDKGQTWKELSKEGFYTIRFVNDTLAYAAGKDRISKLIFK, encoded by the coding sequence ATGAAGAAATTAGTAGTGGCAATTTGTGCTTTAGCTCTTTTTGCTTGTGAACAAAAAAATGAGGTTAAACCTTTTACCTCTGTTGTAGTAAAAGACGTTTACACTAAAAATGTAAGTATTAGAGCTATTGAGGTTTTAGATGGTAGTGTAGGTTTTGCGGGTAACAATGGTGTTTTTGGCTCTGTAGATTTAAAAACAAATAAGGTAATAACCAATGTGCAAAAATACGATACTATTTTACCTGAGTTTAGAGCTGTTGGTACAACTGGAGCAGATTTTTTTATGTTATCTGTAACTAACCCAGCTTTATTATATAAAACAGGTGAAAACGGAAAAATGGAATTGGTTTATACCGAAAAAGGTGATGGCGTTTTTTATGATGCAATTAACTTTTGGAACTCTAAAGAAGGTATTGCGGTTGGCGATAGTGTAGATGGTTGCTTATCTGTTATTGTTACTAGAGATGGTGGTAATAGTTGGAATAAGATTGCGTGTAATAATTTACCTGAAGGTATTGCTGGTGAAGGTGCTTTTGCAGCAAGTAATACCAACATTAAAATTGTAGGAGATAAAACTTGGATAGCTACCACTAAAGGTCGTGTTTTTTACTCTGCAGATAAAGGAACTACTTGGGATGTATTTAGTGTACCAATGACAGGTTTGGGAGAAACACACGGAATTTTTTCTTTAGATTTTTATAACGAAAATTTAGGTTTTGCTATTGGAGGAGATTTTACAAAGCCAGAACAAAACATTAAAAATAAAGCAATAACCACAGATGGTGGTGTAACCTGGAGTTTAGTTGCAGATGGCAAAGAACCAGATTATAAAAGTTGTGTGCAATTTGTGCCAGAGCGCAATGGTAATGAACTAGTAGCTGTAGGTTTTACAGGTATTGCATATTCTAGTGATAAAGGACAGACGTGGAAAGAGTTGTCTAAAGAAGGTTTTTACACCATTAGGTTTGTAAATGATACCCTTGCTTATGCAGCAGGTAAAGACCGCATATCTAAATTAATTTTTAAATAA
- a CDS encoding RNA polymerase sigma factor: MTEETLVHQLKEKNSQAKAFEVLVDTYKERLYWHIRKIVLNHDDADDVLQNTFIKVYRNIDKFKGESKLFSWIYRIATNESLSFLKTKSKMLGVTSHELQDLLLENLQSDVYFEGDEIQLKLQKAISTLPEKQKLVFNMKYFDELKYEEISEILGTSVGGLKASYHQAAKKIENYLKSN; the protein is encoded by the coding sequence ATGACCGAAGAAACTTTAGTACATCAACTAAAAGAAAAAAACTCTCAAGCAAAAGCTTTTGAGGTTCTTGTTGATACCTATAAAGAAAGGTTATATTGGCACATACGTAAAATTGTACTTAACCATGATGATGCAGATGATGTGCTACAAAATACATTTATAAAAGTGTATAGAAATATTGATAAGTTCAAAGGCGAAAGCAAACTGTTTTCTTGGATATACCGTATTGCTACTAATGAATCCTTATCTTTTTTAAAAACAAAATCTAAAATGCTTGGTGTTACAAGCCACGAATTACAAGATTTACTATTAGAGAACTTGCAATCTGATGTTTATTTTGAAGGTGACGAAATACAATTAAAACTACAAAAAGCAATTAGCACATTACCAGAAAAGCAAAAATTAGTATTTAATATGAAATATTTTGACGAATTAAAATACGAAGAAATATCAGAGATACTAGGCACTTCTGTTGGTGGTTTAAAGGCATCTTACCATCAAGCAGCAAAAAAAATTGAAAATTATTTAAAAAGTAATTAA
- a CDS encoding ABC transporter ATP-binding protein, producing the protein MKYFQKILVYAKPYKTYAILNIISNIFYALFSTLAMVSLFPMLSVLFGQTESITVAPEWTSITEIKDYTINYLNYYITQNVGSGNQGDALMLMVGLVIGMFFLKNLFGYLAMYFIAFLRNGVLKDLRNALYNKTVELPISYYSEKRKGDTIARITSDVLEIQHSFLSVLELAVREPLTIIFTIAMMVAFSAQLTIFVFIFLPISGFIISLIGKSLKKKSDKVQKEQGTFLSILEETLGGLRVIKAFNAEQTFAGTFQKSTNRFFKFSNSLLNRQNLASPASEFLGIGVIGILLWYGGQMVLVEKSIEPELFITYMGLAYQILTPAKAISKASYGVKKGNAAAERVLEILETKNPIAEKENAIAKEAFNKNITLKNISFKYEDDYVLKNFNLSVNKGKTVALVGQSGSGKSTIANLVTRFYDVNEGEIAIDDDNIKDLTKKSLRDLMGLVTQDSILFNDTIKNNIALGKTNATEEEIIEAAKIANAHDFIMEQPNGYDTNIGDSGNKLSGGQKQRLSIARAVLKNPPIMILDEATSALDTESERLVQDALEKMMQNRTSIVIAHRLSTIQSADTIVVLQKGEIVEQGTHTQLINNNNVYKKLVDMQSFDV; encoded by the coding sequence ATGAAATATTTTCAAAAAATACTAGTATATGCAAAGCCTTATAAAACGTACGCAATACTAAACATAATTTCTAATATCTTTTACGCTTTATTTAGCACGCTAGCAATGGTATCTTTATTTCCTATGCTATCTGTATTATTTGGGCAAACAGAATCTATTACTGTTGCTCCAGAGTGGACGAGTATCACAGAAATTAAAGATTACACAATAAATTATTTAAACTATTACATTACGCAAAATGTTGGCAGCGGTAACCAAGGAGACGCTTTAATGTTAATGGTTGGTTTGGTTATAGGTATGTTTTTCTTAAAAAACTTATTTGGCTATTTAGCTATGTATTTTATCGCTTTTTTAAGAAACGGTGTTTTAAAAGATTTAAGAAATGCTTTATATAACAAAACTGTAGAACTACCAATATCTTATTATTCTGAAAAAAGAAAAGGAGATACTATTGCACGTATAACTTCTGATGTTTTAGAAATTCAACACTCTTTTTTATCTGTTTTAGAATTAGCAGTTAGAGAGCCACTTACTATTATTTTTACCATTGCAATGATGGTTGCCTTTAGCGCCCAACTAACAATTTTTGTATTTATTTTTCTTCCTATTTCTGGTTTTATTATTTCATTAATTGGTAAATCGTTAAAAAAGAAATCTGATAAAGTACAGAAAGAACAAGGTACATTTTTATCAATTTTAGAAGAAACCTTAGGGGGCTTACGCGTAATAAAAGCATTTAATGCAGAACAAACTTTTGCAGGTACGTTTCAAAAATCAACCAACAGATTTTTTAAATTCTCTAATAGCCTATTAAACAGACAAAACTTAGCTTCACCCGCTAGTGAGTTTTTAGGCATTGGTGTAATTGGCATTTTACTTTGGTATGGCGGACAAATGGTTTTGGTTGAAAAAAGTATAGAACCAGAACTTTTTATTACCTATATGGGACTTGCGTACCAAATACTTACTCCTGCAAAAGCTATAAGTAAAGCATCATACGGTGTTAAAAAAGGTAATGCTGCGGCAGAGCGTGTATTAGAGATTTTAGAGACTAAAAATCCTATTGCTGAAAAAGAAAACGCAATTGCTAAGGAAGCGTTTAATAAAAACATAACCCTAAAAAATATATCTTTTAAGTACGAGGATGATTACGTGCTTAAAAACTTTAACTTATCAGTTAACAAAGGAAAAACCGTAGCACTTGTTGGTCAGTCTGGTAGCGGTAAAAGTACCATTGCAAACCTAGTTACACGTTTTTATGATGTTAACGAAGGCGAAATTGCTATAGATGATGACAACATAAAAGACCTTACTAAAAAGTCACTTAGAGATTTAATGGGCTTAGTTACACAAGATTCTATTTTGTTTAATGACACCATTAAAAATAATATTGCATTAGGTAAAACAAATGCAACTGAAGAAGAAATTATTGAAGCTGCAAAAATTGCAAACGCACACGACTTTATAATGGAACAGCCAAATGGTTATGACACTAACATTGGTGATAGCGGAAATAAACTAAGTGGCGGACAAAAACAACGTTTATCTATTGCACGTGCAGTACTTAAAAATCCTCCAATAATGATTTTAGATGAGGCTACCTCTGCTTTAGACACAGAGAGCGAGCGTTTGGTACAAGACGCATTAGAAAAAATGATGCAAAACAGAACCTCTATTGTAATTGCTCACAGGTTGTCTACCATACAAAGTGCAGACACAATTGTAGTGTTACAAAAAGGAGAAATTGTAGAGCAAGGCACACATACACAGCTAATAAACAACAACAACGTCTATAAAAAATTAGTAGATATGCAATCATTTGACGTTTAG